The following are encoded together in the Limanda limanda chromosome 12, fLimLim1.1, whole genome shotgun sequence genome:
- the LOC133015733 gene encoding hepatic sodium/bile acid cotransporter-like, translating into MNVTEVHQDQSNIYSPGNASGNGSLPSLDLLSPHDTIINIFTILIVNITMISLGCTMEISKIKGHFIKPKGVGIALVSQFGIMPLTAFSLAKLFQMDNMKAVTLLICGSCPGGSLSNIFSLAFQGDMNLSIVLTTCSTFAALGMMPLLLFIFCRGFPGLENAIPYAGIITTLVLTVVPCTIGIAINHYKPKWAVMVKKVGLSILFICSILVVIMSGAAIKDVLWLSLTAENVTVAALMPLIGYVLGYVLSLIFGLSAQCRRTISMETGCQNIQLCFAILKVAFPLEVLGPMFFFPLIYMVFQCIEAFLLILCLKCYQTFTAPAEDKRYISVAIKHEAANPA; encoded by the exons ATGAATGTGACAGAAGTCCACCAGGATCAATCAAACATCTACAGTCCAGGAAATGCTTCTGGCAATGGAAGCCTACCTTCTCTGGACCTCTTGTCCCCCCATGACACAATCATTAACATTTTCACCATCTTGATCGTCAACATCACCATGATATCCCTTGGTTGTACGATGGAGATTTCCAAAATTAAAGGCCATTTCATCAAGCCAAAAGGAGTAGGCATTGCATTGGTGTCCCAGTTTGGCATCATGCCTCTCACTGCTTTCTCCCTGGCCAAACTCTTTCAGATGGATAACATGAAGGCTGTAACTTTGCTCATATGTGGAAGCTGTCCAGGGGGAAGCTTATCAAACATTTTTTCCCTGGCCTTCCAGGGGGACATGAACCTCAG CATTGTGTTGACCACTTGCTCCACCTTCGCGGCCCTGGGTATGATGCCTTTGCTGCTCTTTATTTTCTGCCGAGGCTTTCCCGGTCTGGAAAATGCCATCCCTTACGCCGGCATCATCACGACCCTCGTGCTCACTGTGGTGCCTTGTACCATCGGCATCGCCATCAATCACTACAAACCAAAGTGGGCAGTAATGGTGAAAAAA GTTGGTCTCAGCATCCTCTTTATTTGCAGCATCCTCGTTGTTATCATGTCTGGCGCTGCCATCAAGGACGTGCTGTGGCTCTCCCTCACAGCAGAAAATGTGACAGTGGCTGCTCTGATGCCACTAATTGGCTACGTGCTGGGATATGTCTTGTCTCTTATTTTCGGACTCAGTGCACA ATGCAGGAGAACAATCTCCATGGAGACGGGTTGTCAAAACATCCAACTGTGCTTTGCCATCCTAAAAGTGGCTTTTCCACTGGAGGTCCTCGGAcccatgtttttctttcccctgATATATATGGTGTTCCAATGTATTGAGGCCTTTCTCCTGATCCTTTGTCTCAAATGTTACCAAACATTCACGGCACCAGCTGAGG ATAAAAGGTATATAAGTGTTGCCATTAAACATGAGGCAGCGAACCCAGCATGA
- the LOC133015858 gene encoding protein max-like isoform X2, giving the protein MSENDDIDVDSDADKRAHHNALERKRRDHIKDSFTSLRESVPELQGEKASRAQILDKATEYIQYMRRKNHTHQQDIDDLKKQNVMLEQQVRALEKAKGNTQLQTSYSSDSSMYTNRKGSAVSAFDGGSDSSSESEPDEPPNRKKLRAEPS; this is encoded by the exons atGAGCGAAAACGACGACATCGACGTGGACAGCGAT GCAGACAAGCGAGCACATCACAACGCGCTGGAGCGCAAACGCAGGGACCACATTAAAGACAGCTTCACCAGTTTACGAGAGTCTGTGCCTGAATTGCAAGGGGAGAAG GCCTCCCGAGCACAGATTCTAGACAAAGCTACCGAGTACATCCAATACATGAGGCGGAAAAACCATACCCACCAGCAAGACATCGATGACTTGAAGAAGCAGAACGTTATGCTGGAGCAGCAGG TAAGAGCCCTGGAGAAGGCCAAGGGGAACACTCAGCTCCAGACCAGCTACTCCTCCGACAGCAGCATGTATACAAACCGCAAAGGGAGCGCAGTGTCCGCCTTCGACGGCGGCTCTGACTCCAGCTCTGAATCGGAGCCAGACGAGCCGCCCAACCGAAAGAAGCTGCGCGCTGAGCCCAGCTAG
- the LOC133015858 gene encoding protein max-like isoform X1, with product MSENDDIDVDSDADKRAHHNALERKRRDHIKDSFTSLRESVPELQGEKSSVKQASRAQILDKATEYIQYMRRKNHTHQQDIDDLKKQNVMLEQQVRALEKAKGNTQLQTSYSSDSSMYTNRKGSAVSAFDGGSDSSSESEPDEPPNRKKLRAEPS from the exons atGAGCGAAAACGACGACATCGACGTGGACAGCGAT GCAGACAAGCGAGCACATCACAACGCGCTGGAGCGCAAACGCAGGGACCACATTAAAGACAGCTTCACCAGTTTACGAGAGTCTGTGCCTGAATTGCAAGGGGAGAAG AGCTCTGTTAAACAGGCCTCCCGAGCACAGATTCTAGACAAAGCTACCGAGTACATCCAATACATGAGGCGGAAAAACCATACCCACCAGCAAGACATCGATGACTTGAAGAAGCAGAACGTTATGCTGGAGCAGCAGG TAAGAGCCCTGGAGAAGGCCAAGGGGAACACTCAGCTCCAGACCAGCTACTCCTCCGACAGCAGCATGTATACAAACCGCAAAGGGAGCGCAGTGTCCGCCTTCGACGGCGGCTCTGACTCCAGCTCTGAATCGGAGCCAGACGAGCCGCCCAACCGAAAGAAGCTGCGCGCTGAGCCCAGCTAG